A window from Argopecten irradians isolate NY chromosome 3, Ai_NY, whole genome shotgun sequence encodes these proteins:
- the LOC138318889 gene encoding E3 ubiquitin-protein ligase NRDP1-like — translation MGYSTHRFITTVDPNLICGICGSVLEDPVLTPCGHSFCRLCLNTWLSKPDVRTCPECRSKVTESDAKPVLSLRNLINGFDVTCDNNERGCKVITKLEKLACHIETCGYVPVNCAGCGTSIHRYELASHQMRCEGITAAIKDDVDNDRSLAASRLGNIRLSASITSAEVSNLVSRISFLEQQLKTFKRDLQISESKNRVLEREYRKSREELQEKRNELLDAQYADFDPDYDYGYTPESIAKLSLLIARFLLKKPCYADSDRIFSAIKRCYENYARCGNEFEHDVHMLVASAFASNWFGEAQRINFHCWLQSIARYRQATQNCKSISSAILDRRTPLQEHSSTRGSV, via the coding sequence ATGGGATACAGTACACATCGCTTTATCACTACGGTCGACCCGAATCTAATCTGTGGGATTTGTGGATCCGTACTTGAAGATCCTGTTTTGACTCCTTGTGGACATAGTTTCTGTAGACTATGTCTTAATACCTGGCTCAGTAAACCGGACGTCCGGACGTGTCCGGAGTGTCGCAGTAAAGTAACGGAAAGCGACGCAAAGCCAGTTCTCTCACTTCGTAATCTTATAAACGGGTTCGATGTGACATGTGACAACAACGAACGGGGCTGTAAAGTGATCACAAAACTGGAGAAGTTGGCGTGTCATATCGAGACATGTGGATATGTACCCGTCAACTGTGCTGGATGTGGCACCAGTATTCACAGATACGAACTCGCCTCTCACCAGATGCGTTGCGAGGGAATTACTGCCGCCATCAAAGATGACGTAGATAATGACCGTTCTCTTGCCGCCTCTCGGCTTGGCAATATTCGACTCAGCGCAAGTATTACCTCAGCAGAAGTATCAAACCTTGTGTCACGTATTTCATTCCTGGAACAGCAGCTTAAAACATTCAAACGTGACCTTCAAATATCAGAATCAAAGAATCGTGTTCTTGAACGGGAGTACCGGAAGTCTAGAGAGGAATTGCAAGAAAAGCGAAACGAGCTTTTAGACGCGCAGTATGCGGACTTTGACCCCGATTACGACTATGGATACACTCCAGAGAGCATCGCTAAACTCTCCCTCCTCATCGCAAGATTCCTCCTCAAGAAGCCGTGCTACGCAGACAGCGATAGGATCTTCAGTGCTATCAAACGGTGCTACGAAAACTACGCACGTTGCGGCAATGAGTTCGAACATGATGTCCACATGTTAGTTGCTTCCGCTTTTGCCAGTAATTGGTTCGGAGAGGCCCAGCGTATTAACTTTCACTGCTGGTTACAGAGCATAGCTCGGTATAGACAAGCCACACAAAACTGTAAGTCTATTTCCTCTGCTATTCTCGACAGGAGGACTCCCCTTCAGGAACATTCTTCAACTCGGGGATCAGTTTAA